From the genome of Primulina huaijiensis isolate GDHJ02 chromosome 11, ASM1229523v2, whole genome shotgun sequence:
ATCATGTGTTTTGATTTtcgatatttaatttgtttttttattctttataaatttttatgttctatatttataaattacttTAGCAAAATATggtcaaaaaatttattgtgatatacatttttttaaaaaaatttaaaattttcaatctcTTTACTTGTGATTGTTTGCTAGAACTTATGtgcttaaataaaaaaattttggcaaccaacatttttttgtggtttatatttataaattacttgaataaaacacggtaaaagatcATTGTAATTAGAGTCGTTATATTGAGTCTGTCGGTTTGGCCCACAGcgccaaaaaatttaaatgagttggttgaaaattttcaatttatttaaaatgggCCTAAACGAGCtcgcacgagtttatattaaatatctatatatttaatattatcgattttcaatcatgaattcctCATTTAAAGAGGAGAATATCatcttgatttaaaatttttgatgtTACTATTTTGTCCACAAATTATGGGTTGTTGAGATATTTGGGCAGTAGCTAAAATTGAGTATCAAACTTGACATTTTAATTGTGTTGTGggattcctgacaatatgttggtcaacatattatttttaagttatttgTATCAGTATCGTGAGCGATAAACACATTTATTGCAATATATAAgtattatcattttttaaaattaatattcattttcatgtttGACAGATTATGGGTTTTGAAAAAATGAGGAACAATAAATTCAAGCAAACAAATATACAAAGTTTGGGGCGAAACGTGATAGCGAgagttaaatataaatcaataaatttttggtgaatttatcgatgttaagatgcataacaaatcttatatcataatatataaaatttcaatttataaatgaaataaatcaaacatatacgaaatatacaatatttcattacaaatacaatcaagtaatttattgtaattgtgttttattctacaagaattcttgtcaaactcagttATTGCtgatttaacatctattaaatcagcaaatTAAATAACATGTCAATCAAACTAATTGAGAAAccacatattcttgaattttctgattaatttttttgataatttgttttatttagtattttaaatcataagacATCGTTATTAGAActaaaaacatgaaaaaaaaattcaaaaaaatgttcataaagactcaatcactaactcataaaataaaacaattatcaatatactatattgaaaacattctaattaattaagcataTATGCTAAAacttttctaattaattaagaaaaattaatttacaataatcatatttaatatttttggacTACCACCATTTGTTTATTAAGATATTcatcacaattatttattagcatgttaatatttaaatctgaattatgatgtatatttttttctaaaagttcttaaatgatgcttcaatacatttatttgacacttcaatattaatatttgaaaatgtattaattttatatgtatattttatgtgtgcaaaacTTCTAATCTTGACtataaaaattctataaaaattataaaaatgaattagttaggacataaaaaattacacaattaaaaaaaataccgaatataaaactaaataattttCTATTACCTAAAAATTACTAATATCGACTTATAAAGATTGAAGTTGGTAAGAGTGGATACTATTatctatacatattataaaagtGTGAACCAAGGTCAAAGTTTTTTTACTGTGTATTGTCAACTTTGTTCTTAGTTTGTACATACAAGAGAAATTTAGTaaggatatttttgtaaaatcagttattatgatcaggacaaaattgtcaaactacatttatgctagataatgatcaagttgccaaaaaagctgaaactctaaaattatttgatttctattttcttgtagatgaattgaacaaaattttttcacaaaaaacttaatttgtagtttttttcacaaaaaagttAATTTGCAGAAGATtaaataccaaaattctttggttttatttgcttgtaaataaaatgaaaatatttttttcacaaaaaacataatttttataaggaaatgatgttaaatatcttttattttacgttaattaagattaattattttaaaacgaataattaaactaatgaagtcaaataattaaactaatgttatttttgttttaccAAGGTTGGTGTCATGAAAAAGGTTAGACATTTAATTACATTTACAAAATGATACAAGAATTATCagatataaatatagataatcctaataaatatttcgtgggtatttattctatctatatttctttataaaaagGAAAGTCGACTAATAATTTTCAAAGCCTTGGTTTATTACtaaaatttaacgatataaaattgcataaatatatttgtattaattttatctattttttctctttttaaagGCTAGAAACTATAACAATTACTTTATGAGATATTCTTGCAATTAACGAAGGAGTATTTTTAATAagggtaaaaacttgtgtgagacggtctcacggatcgtatttgtgagacggatctcttatttgattcatccatgaaaaagtattacttattatgctaagagtattactttttattgtggatatgtgtagagttgacccgtctcacagattaagatccatgagacggtctcacatgagacccactcttttaTAAGGGATATATATTGACAAAACAGTTACAGCTTTTtgtaaacttaaaaatatatatgtgagaGTCCAGCCCAAATGAAAACCCCAAAGCCCAGCCCATTTAGgaataagttaaataaaaaaaaaatttgaaatgataatCGTGAATCTTCTTCTCTCTCCATCGGCCGAAGCTTCGTTTTCTTCCTTctttaatttcgaaattttagtCATCGATTGTGGCCACTCcgtttgtccaaaaattaaagtaaatatatattcgGAAAGCCCGTGACGAGAGCTATCCATTGATACCACTTTTGCTAGAAAAAATCGCGTCGTCCGAAAACCCGTCGGAAACCCGCCGTCTCTTTCGCCGTGAAATCTTCGTCGTACGTCGCCGGAGTTCGAAAATTTATTGAGGGCTTTTGTTCTCTGGGTCGTAATCTTCATTTTGGTATATGTATTGAGGTATAATTCAGATTTTAGGTTTCGAAATTTGGGCATTTTAATTCAATTGAGTtccaataattaatatatattggattattgattgtaggtgcTATATCGGAGCCGATTGGAGGTATTAagctaattttcgaaatttaattagataatatttcgaatttagcctattaatttgggaatttatgatttgttaaatgttaaatCGTTATTGGGATTTGTTTATAAcattagaaataaaaaaaatgaatattttgaaaatttctagtttactaaaaaaaatcaaaaactaaTGTTTGAATGAGATacactgcaaagttagtgaagtaaaaaaatgaagaacaaagcaagttAATAGAAATAATATAATAGGCTAAGTTGAATGAAACCCATATACATAAGTATATCACTTGGTATAATTAGTTGACTCATATTATGTTGTCACTGCACAAAGTGAAAATTCATACACTTAGTGTTTTacattttctcaattttttttcttgatttcaaatttaattctaAGTCCAGGTAATGAAAAACTACAAAATGGACTTATGCATCTTtaatgtacacaaattataaaGTGAAGATATATTTTGATTAAGATAATGAAATAGATTATATGTATACACAAGAAAAacgataaataaaattttttttatagacatgaatttttatttttataacttttaCAGTGGGATtaagaagataaaagagaaaaaatattaattctttTGGGTCTATTTCATTCCCTTGTTCCTTCCAATTCTCTCTAAAATAGCTTATGGATTAGGAGCCAAAGCACCCATCATTTAAGATTCTTTTGGTATCTACTTTTCTTACAAAACTGCATATATTTACACTTGAAAGTCAAcataaaaatttacaaacaatcCAACGATTACACAACATGGATTGCTATGGATAACAATGATTTTGAGGAGCAAAAAGTAAAACTTTAACAGACAAATAAATGTGGACCACCCCCTTGAATCTTTTGCATCAATTATACATCAGTCCCTCTTATAAATATCACACAAGTTTAAGATATCTATCTATATATTAAAACAAATCACTTTACTAAATAATTCTTTTTAATGTAAATGGAGAGAAATCAATTGTGACGTCAAGCTGCCTCCATGAGAAAAACCCTATTTGATCATGTCAAACCAATATGATACAGATTTCAGTTCGATTAATTTTACAAGAAGCttatgattaatattttatttcattcataTTTGTAATAGCAGGTTTCTCAACTCTCCATTAAAACAATATCTGGAAGCAATTTTTACCCCAAATACACTCACCCATTATcatattgataattattataCAATAATATTGTTAAACCACATGTATCTATAAACTAATAATAAGTTGATACTCGGGATTTAGGGATACCTGAAAGACGAAGAAAATCCTACTTTTACAGAAGAGGTGGTAAACCTATTCTACTCGGATTCGGCtcgatttataaaaaaaacattgaacTGACAACGTGAGCTTATCTCGAATGTGATTCTCAAATTTTGCACTATAAAAGCCTAACTACTTGACAAGAATTATGGTTGTAAAgacaattttgaaatatttttttgacagGAATAATGGTCCATTTGACTTTGAAAAACTAGACAACGTTATGCATAAATTCAAAGATAGCAGCTCCAGGTAATTCAAGCATAAATCATACTCTGGAAAATGGGTAGATAGTGTGATTGTTCTTCTTTCTTGCAGGATAGGAGCAAAGAAGGTTAAAAAAGAATGCACACAATTTCTAAAATGCTGCGAGGCTGGCAACTTTGCAAGGCATGGTATTTTATGTCAGCTTCAATCTTCATATCTATGATACATCTAATTAAGTCTAAACTCCATCAGgtgatatacatcatatataCCAAAGCATTGGATCTTTTGTTGTATGCAGGTCActtgaatattaaataaaacCCATATGCACGATTGTGTCATACATATGGGATTGTGTAGCATATCTTTAACCAGTTCATCTATTTAAGATCATGATTTGTCTTTTAACACACTAAATACCCAACTTATATTTCAGATATTTCATTTTAGACGGGGTTTTACATATTATTTGTCTTTCGAAAAGATGGTACATGATTTCACATAAGATTCAGAATGAATCttcagtttttatttaaaagaaatatcTGAAAAACTTTTAATGTTGGGCATGCAATTCATGTAACTATTGCAGGTGCATGAAGGCATTCCAAGAAGTAAAGCGACAAAGAAAGCTCGAGAGCTATCTCCaagtcttttaaatttttatataaaaacgcTTCATCACACAAAACGTGTAAAACAATTAGGGTACACGCTTTATGGAAGATGAATCcgatcaaatataaaaattctttaGATTTCATTGTAGTTTCTTCCTCAGAATACATTAAATCGATAGGCTCAAACAAATTACCAAAATATCAAATTCTGTGTTCccctaaataaaattaaaaattttcatgctaACATCACCTACTAACACACCACAAGACACCCGTCCACTAAAAATCATGAGTCTGCCTTTGTaggacatttttttaaaaatcttatatttgtttttgtcaCAATTTCAGATAGCAAGAGAAGCACGTTAATTATATCCTAACCTTGTACAGAGATTATGATGTCAAAGAATGAATGTGGTTCCAGAAAATCAAATTACATCGATTCAATGAAGAAGGATTATCTTCGAACtggaaatatatataatgtttagTTTCATTTTGTATGCataaatatctttaatttttcttaATCATCTATCAAAATCTCAGACAAATTTGCAGCTTCAGTCTCCACTAAAAGCAATTAGTAAATAAATGGTGAAAAACTGGAAAATTCgagatttttcaaaataaggtCAAATTCCAACCtaaaatttttagagaagaaaaatcagaaaacaGCAAGAATATCATACAAGGTTATAGCATTCTATCATGAAGAAAAAATCCCTCGTAGTGAATGTACTCTCCTCTTATCTTAACTCAAACACAAAACAAGATCAATCCCTCCCAGGAAAACACTATTAAGATCAGCATAATTTAAGTTGAAACAACAAAAAATGGGGGAAAAAACTATAGCATGATGACACAAGGGAATTTGAGAAAGTGAAATTGACGTGCTTGAAACTGCTTCAGTATCAATTGAACCATATATTCAATGAGTTCGAAAGGAAGAAAACATAAACCGTCACACAAATCTATCTTCATGAGTAAAATTCAAGAGATGTCACATACCACTAAACATTTGAGACAGGATGAAGTTAATCAAATCAGGGAACCAATCCAACATCTTTAAAGTATCCATGCTTGAGTGCAAGTTTGGCTGTGAATCAATTGCTGGGATCATGGTGCAGCATTTTCTGAAAAAGGAAATAGTCATTGGTGATCAGATTATCTGATCTATTTACTTTCTTATGGTTTAGTTTATGTAAGAGGTGAAAAAATGAGCTACTTCGCTGAATGATCATCTCTTAAAGGCCACTTAATTGCATCTAAACTCAATTTTATATCAACCTAATTGCATCTTCAAACGGAAAAGAACTTACGTAAAGGAGGTCAATACGAGATGCATCAAGATTTGGGACCACGGTAGCAAGGTCCTGTAAAGAAAGGTAACAATTAAAACTTACGTGCCCTTGAATTTTGTAAGCATGAAATAAAAATTGCTCCAACTCCAATCACTTAGCTGGCCATTTTGGAAATGTATATTTAAAATCAGGCAGAGAAGACACTCCAGGCCATACATATTCATTTGGAGTGCCCATAACTCTACATGACGGATCAAAAAAAGattagataaataataaattacgtCAATCAAGTTTAAGAATAGAAGTTGACCAATAGGAAACGAAATTGAACACGTTTACCACAGGTTGCATCTTGGCAAGAGCAGCTCATATAAGAGAAAACAAAGAAGCAAGTAGAAGcattttaaattgtataatcGACAAGAATAACTAAATAGAATATTCTCAAAAGATGAAACTATGTAGATAAAGCAAATATAAATGAACAATCATATCCAGGGAAGTTGAAAACTGATGTAGGCTCATTTAAGAACAGCATAACAACTATCAAGTTCTAAAACATTCACCTCGTGTGTAAGAATCATGCATGGATACATGCCCTGGCCAATCCAAAATCTGCAAGTTTTAGTGAATTGGTACTTTGAACTATCAGCAAGTTTTGGGGCTTCAAGTCTCGATGAAGTACACGATGAGAATGACAACAACAAATACCATGAAGTATTTGATATAGAATCCTCTGCAGTATTGAAGATTGATGTAAACAATGTTGACTGGCAAGCAAAATATTCTCAGTGCATTTATTTCAAGCTCTGGAATACATCAGTACTGCAGAGAGGAGATGCTCACTTCCATTTGCATGAacaaaaaaatagacaaagaaAATTAACAAGGATTATTTTTTTCAGTCTTTTACAATGCAAGAGTAATATCCAAGCTTCGCCACACCTAGAAATTTATATTGACAACACAGATAAATGAATACTGAAGCAGTAAGACAGAGTAGTTACGGAAACACTTctactcaaatataatataactgTTTCTAGCTGATATACTGACAGCAAATTCATAAACCCAGAATCCTCCCATATAAGTCAAGCATCAGGTAAGAGGCCACTAACTTTAACCAGATGAGGATTCTGGGAGAATTCAGGGCAAGAATCCATGTGTTTCTTCATTGTATTTACTTGTCAGTATGGTTGGAGCGAAGTAGATAGATTTTTGACAGCTTAGAAAAGTCGGTTGAAAAATGTTGGGACAAGATTAAGATTCGGGAATCTACCTAGACAAGGAAGCATGCAGAGTTTAAAAATTTCTCGATTCAAACTTATTGAGAAGTTGAAATTATATATGTCGTTGACTTGATATggttttttgtcttttttctttcttcatgTGCGGATCACTTGCGCGCTATTTGTAACTTTTGCTTCTAattaatgaatatattatagtttactaaaaaaaaatactattttagtGTAACAGTACTCAACAAAGCAAAAGAACCGACACATTTTGTAGCCTATAACTCAATTTTCACAGGCAACAGAATCACTCATTAAAAGCTCTCATACCAATATTTCAAAATCTGACAATGTTCGCTTCAAAGCTCGATACTCCACCAGATACAAGCTTGAACTGTCCTCGAACCATTATGATGCATGAAAAAGCTTAATTAGATCCCTACAACTGTGTATTAACAGTACAAAAGGTGCCAACTAAGTTCGTTACATTTTTCAAAGGTTTAGAAAGATAAACATATTTGCTACCAACtgaaaagattatttttaagGATTCCAGAAACCCATCATGGATCATCTACGATCCAACCAACGGTTGAGGATTTTATAATCTATAAAGAGGAGTAGACATGTTTTGTCGAACCTCCATAAATCCTTTGTTCTTTACCACTTTCATTTACTTTTCTTTTTGCATCCATTTACTTGTTTTAATTTTGCTTGTTTGATTGATCAAGGGGATTTACTATTTAGACTGTGTAAACTCGTAAACTTTgcaaaactaattttaaaaaagctAAAAAAAACCATAGAACCTAATTCAGCTCCTTATAGCTTATAACACCACGATTAGCATACATCAAAACTATAGTCACACAAACACTGCTTATTTGATCCGAAcaagttatatatatttcaatgagttgaatttagtACATTGTAACTTGATATGATCAAGtgtttaatgacactacttaatACTAAAGCTGGTTGGTCTATGGTAGTAGCTTTTAGAGCCATCTTTCAAGTACTAAAACAGGAGTTAAATGCTTTTGGTACCTTATATGTTTATGACATTAGCATATTCAATTTGGAGTTCAACATCCACATTATCCATTTCCATAAGCAGGTCCTCGTATAGAATATTAAGAACTTTGTGAATCTGTTGTGCATCTTCAACTAACAAGTCACCAGCATGAAATTCGCGAAGCTGACCATCCATCTCAATCCAGCTACATCCTGGAGTTTTAGTAACGCCCTTCTGTTTCATCAAAAATCTCATCCTAGCAGAATCGTCCCACCTCTTCATGTCAGCATATATTTTCGATGAGATAACATAATTACCAGAGTTCGAAGGCTCTATCTCTAAAAGAAGCCGCATGACCCTTTCCCCAATATCAACGTTTTTAAGCTTCTGGCATGCACCAAGTAATGCACCCAATAAAATCTCGTCTGGCTTCTGTGGCATTTTCTGAATAAAGTCCCAAGCCTCATAAACCCGTCCAGCACGAGATAGAAGGTCGACCATACATGAGTAATGCTCAACTTTTGGAGTCAGCCCAAATTTTGAgctcatcaaatcaaataatcGGTACCCTTCATCCACCATCCTAGAATGAACGCAAGCAGAAAGTACCCCCACAAATGTGATGTCGTCTGGGAGAGTTTTTCCTTCTTCCAACATGTGATGAAATAGTAAAAGGGAATCTTTTGCTCTTCCATGAAAAGCATGCGCAGAGATCATAGCATTCCAAGAGACCTCGTTTTTCTTGGCTATGCTTTCAAAAACTCGAGATGCGTTGTCCAAATTCCCGCACTTTGCATACATGTCAACTAAAGCTGTAGCAACATAAATGTTATGCTCATATCCATTCTTTGACGCATATTCATCGACCTGTTTTCCAATTTCCAAAGCACCAATAGAGGCACAAGCAGTGAGAACCGCAATTAGAGTGATTTCATTAGGTTTTGTCCCTGTCTCCTTCATCACAGTGAACATCGAAAGAGTAGAATCCGACAATCCATTTTGTGCATATCTGTTTTAAACCACAGgtagaaaaggaaaaggaacaAAAAAGCATCAAGCTCGCAGCAACAGAGAAACGTTGATCAAGAAtacatcaataaaaaaaataaaatgaataagTTTGTAGACCGACCCAGTAAGCATTGCGTTCCAAATGACCACTTCTTTCCTTTTTATGGAATCAAAAATCCTTATGGCTGAGTCCAAATCACCACACTTCCCGTAGAAGTTAACTAAAGCAGACCCAATGAAGGAGTTGAGTTCCATTCTCCTCGCCATAACATATTCCTCGATCCAACTACCCAAATTCAAGTTCCCCAAGTCTCCACAGGCCCCAAGAACACTCACTAAAGTCATCTCATCAGGCTCGAATCCTCCCTTCCTCATTTCCTCAAACATCTCCATCGCATCCGCAGCTAATCCCAACCTTGAGTACCCGGATATTATGGAATTCCATGACACCAAATCCCTTTCTTCCATTTCATCGAACACATTCCGTGCATAGCTCAGCTCACTACACCGCGAGTACATCGTGATCAAAGAATGAGCCACGTGGAAATCTGAAAGCAGCCCACTTTTCACAACCTCACTGTGGGCTGCTCCGCCCATTTTCAAGGCAAAAAGATTACCACAAGAAATGAACACAAATGGGTACGTGAAATTGTCGGGCTTTATTCCTGAAAATCTCATCCTATCAAAAAATTCCAAGGCAAGATTGAATCTTTGCCACGTTGTGGTGAGGCCCCGGATCATGATGTTGAAAGCATACGAGTTGGGGAGTGGGATTCGAGGGAAGAAAAGGGTCGAGTAGCTGAAATCTTCGAGGTCAATGATTTTAGATAGTAAAAAATTTGGCATGGGCATAGGAATGGAGTTAACAAGCACTTGGGAGTGTATTTGCTCCACTAATCTGATTGTTTTGCAGCTTTTAAGAAGGAATAAGAGTCGATCGAAGAGGTCTCTGGAAGTTCCATGAAGAGAATGAGCAACAAATTGGCGGGAAATCTTGCTACGAAATGTCATCCACGCACAGCGGCAGCGGATGGATCTTTTTTGAACCTGAATATTCCTGTAATACAGAATTGAATGAAAAACTTAGAAGTGATACTCAATTGAGAACGATGATGCAAACTGTAATGCTTCCTGTATAATCCTACTCCTGTTGTTAAAATGTTGCAGATTATAGTCAAACCACATACCAAAAACAATAGCTCCCTTTCAACTCTTGATATAGCCTATTGACTTACCATGTTCCATCTTTTGATTACCTCGCTTCAAATTCCAACCTAGATAGTTCTTGATCCTTTGAACAGTAAGTAATCCACCCACAAAAactatttcaatttatttggTATGAagttaatttttatatgtttttgttGAATAATATTAGTTGAATGATACGAACAAAATTATTAGTataaagttgatgttatttttgTAGGATAATGATGTTATGATAAattgtttataatattttgttttttttataatatttaatttgttatttttatatttatttatttattttgttctcaataatttagtaaatatttactgcttactcgaaataattcaaatttgagaaaatgTAATTGTATGTGGTAATAAAATATTTGGGTAGAGTATGAATATTCAATCATCCGATGCTTATGAGGATGATTAtgaaattgaatattttattgGCATGGGGAaagatattaatataataaatgaggATAAAGACAGAGATACGTAATCTTACATAAACTTGACTTATTGACATCCCTACATTGCTTGATTTTTATCGAAGATGAATTAAAAGGACTACGGGTGTCCATCCGGGTGTGTTCAGGTCGggtttgtattaaaaaaattctcaatcCGATCCCGACATGACTCGAAATTCTATATCAATACCTAGACCAATCTAACCAACCTGGTTTGATTTTTTACTACACGATATTAATacattattcttttatttttaacaaaataattaaataaaataaaaaatttaaaacacataACAGTATTAATATTTTACTTTAATCTAGAAATATCACGATGAAAACATATGatatc
Proteins encoded in this window:
- the LOC140988044 gene encoding pentatricopeptide repeat-containing protein At2g34400-like; protein product: MTFRSKISRQFVAHSLHGTSRDLFDRLLFLLKSCKTIRLVEQIHSQVLVNSIPMPMPNFLLSKIIDLEDFSYSTLFFPRIPLPNSYAFNIMIRGLTTTWQRFNLALEFFDRMRFSGIKPDNFTYPFVFISCGNLFALKMGGAAHSEVVKSGLLSDFHVAHSLITMYSRCSELSYARNVFDEMEERDLVSWNSIISGYSRLGLAADAMEMFEEMRKGGFEPDEMTLVSVLGACGDLGNLNLGSWIEEYVMARRMELNSFIGSALVNFYGKCGDLDSAIRIFDSIKRKEVVIWNAMLTGYAQNGLSDSTLSMFTVMKETGTKPNEITLIAVLTACASIGALEIGKQVDEYASKNGYEHNIYVATALVDMYAKCGNLDNASRVFESIAKKNEVSWNAMISAHAFHGRAKDSLLLFHHMLEEGKTLPDDITFVGVLSACVHSRMVDEGYRLFDLMSSKFGLTPKVEHYSCMVDLLSRAGRVYEAWDFIQKMPQKPDEILLGALLGACQKLKNVDIGERVMRLLLEIEPSNSGNYVISSKIYADMKRWDDSARMRFLMKQKGVTKTPGCSWIEMDGQLREFHAGDLLVEDAQQIHKVLNILYEDLLMEMDNVDVELQIEYANVINI